Proteins encoded together in one Alphaproteobacteria bacterium window:
- a CDS encoding sterol desaturase family protein has protein sequence MVNISTFLTIYGEVLQYGMFFGLLIIFGLGEIFSYKPNWQKNKTRWFNNIFLTCLNIFTLGFLPITALGTAIWAQNHNIGFLNNLNFSLNIELPILCQILIGFLIRTLIGYYIHYAMHKVSFLWKIHRLHHTDTDMDVSTTVRFHPLEWFVSLPFVVFGIILTGISPLSIILYEIFDAAWNVITHTRLRFPEKIDKILRIIFVTPSMHAWHHSDQQIQTDSNYGSIFSLWDHIFGTYYENPKKQDGPNHYGLENYKTLPVHSLSFSLKLPLRN, from the coding sequence CTTTTTTAACTATTTATGGTGAAGTGCTTCAATATGGTATGTTTTTTGGATTATTAATTATATTTGGTTTAGGCGAAATATTTAGCTACAAACCCAACTGGCAAAAAAATAAAACAAGGTGGTTCAATAACATATTTTTAACATGTCTTAATATTTTTACTTTAGGGTTTTTACCTATCACCGCTTTAGGTACAGCAATTTGGGCTCAGAATCATAATATTGGATTTTTAAATAACTTAAATTTTTCTCTAAATATAGAATTACCAATTTTATGCCAAATATTGATCGGATTCTTAATCCGGACTTTAATTGGTTATTATATTCACTATGCAATGCACAAAGTTTCTTTTTTATGGAAAATTCACCGCCTTCACCATACAGATACAGATATGGATGTTAGCACAACAGTGCGGTTCCATCCACTGGAATGGTTTGTTTCTTTGCCTTTTGTGGTTTTTGGAATTATTCTTACAGGTATATCTCCCTTATCTATAATTCTGTATGAAATTTTTGATGCGGCATGGAATGTTATAACACATACACGATTAAGATTTCCAGAAAAAATAGATAAAATCTTAAGAATTATTTTTGTGACACCTTCAATGCATGCCTGGCATCATTCAGATCAACAAATCCAAACTGATAGTAATTATGGGTCAATATTTTCTTTATGGGATCATATTTTTGGAACTTATTATGAAAACCCAAAAAAACAAGATGGACCTAATCATTATGGATTAGAGAATTATAAAACTTTACCTGTCCATTCTTTAAGTTTTTCTTTAAAATTACCTTTAAGAAATTAA